One genomic window of Desulfuromonas sp. includes the following:
- a CDS encoding PilN domain-containing protein — protein sequence MIRINLLPVRASQKKDRFRGQFVVLALSVVLTAAACAGAYVNVLGKVGDMKDEVSRKEMEISRLRKTIGEVGRFKKLQAELQGKLDVLQKLKEGKTGPVHLLDELSRVLPDKAWVTSFKESGGNVSLKGIGINEETVARFLRDLEASPYYRKVELGVVQQTGYAGLKLQGFDVTCQTEKPPKDAAVR from the coding sequence GTGATTCGGATCAATCTGCTGCCCGTCAGGGCCTCCCAGAAAAAAGACCGCTTTCGCGGGCAGTTCGTGGTCCTCGCCCTTAGCGTGGTCTTGACTGCCGCTGCATGCGCAGGGGCTTATGTAAACGTGCTGGGCAAGGTCGGGGATATGAAGGATGAGGTTTCGCGCAAGGAGATGGAAATCTCGCGTTTGCGAAAGACCATCGGCGAGGTCGGACGGTTCAAGAAGCTTCAGGCGGAACTGCAGGGCAAGCTCGATGTGCTGCAGAAGCTCAAGGAGGGTAAGACCGGCCCGGTTCACCTTCTGGACGAGTTGAGCAGGGTTCTGCCCGACAAAGCCTGGGTGACCTCTTTCAAGGAGTCGGGCGGCAATGTCAGTCTCAAGGGGATCGGCATCAACGAAGAGACCGTGGCCAGGTTCCTGCGGGATCTCGAGGCTTCCCCTTATTACCGCAAGGTCGAACTCGGGGTCGTTCAACAAACGGGCTATGCCGGGTTGAAACTGCAGGGTTTCGATGTGACCTGTCAGACGGAAAAGCCCCCCAAAGACGCAGCAGTCAGGTAG
- a CDS encoding type 4a pilus biogenesis protein PilO, translated as MNPRIEKLLKLPLYQRGLILGVLLLIIVGAFVYFLYLQQQEEYQSLVARSDQLEAKLLEDRRIANNLPKFKAEYEKMQAKLKEALKELPNEKEIPTLLTSIASLAKDNGLEVLTFRPGGEIPKGFYAEVPVSLKLAGSYHEVALFVQAVGSLPRIVNIGNLSLGGPNVQDGRTQLSIDCLATTFRFLEGSVEPPKKPRGGGRT; from the coding sequence ATGAATCCTCGCATTGAAAAACTATTGAAGCTTCCCCTTTACCAGAGGGGTTTGATCCTTGGCGTCCTGCTGTTGATCATCGTGGGCGCCTTCGTCTACTTTCTTTATCTGCAGCAGCAGGAGGAGTACCAGAGCCTGGTGGCCCGCAGCGACCAGCTCGAGGCAAAGCTTCTCGAAGACCGGCGGATCGCCAACAATCTTCCCAAGTTCAAGGCCGAGTACGAGAAGATGCAGGCGAAGCTGAAGGAAGCCCTCAAGGAACTCCCGAACGAAAAGGAGATCCCGACCCTGCTGACGAGCATCGCCTCGCTGGCCAAGGACAACGGTCTCGAGGTGCTGACTTTCCGTCCCGGCGGGGAAATCCCCAAGGGTTTTTATGCCGAGGTTCCGGTCAGTTTGAAGCTGGCCGGCTCCTATCATGAGGTGGCGCTTTTCGTCCAGGCGGTGGGCAGCCTTCCCCGGATCGTGAATATAGGGAATCTTTCCCTGGGGGGGCCGAACGTTCAGGACGGGCGGACCCAACTGTCCATCGACTGCCTGGCGACCACCTTCCGTTTCCTGGAGGGATCCGTTGAGCCTCCGAAAAAACCCCGCGGGGGAGGGAGGACCTGA
- a CDS encoding pilus assembly protein PilP — translation MRWPSILIAAAAIALLLNLTGCGEETPPPAPAPPPKKVAPAPPEPGVVDAVQEEEKEAPPRYVYDSTGRRDPFDIPLNVKKSAPRVGMPLTPLQRFDLGQLRLIGVIVGKGEPRAMVVAPDGKSYILKKGIKVGRNDGKVVDVRPEAVLVEERYYDFTGTVRKGVQKIQLPEREGVL, via the coding sequence ATGCGGTGGCCGTCGATTCTGATAGCTGCAGCGGCGATCGCCCTGCTTCTTAATCTGACCGGCTGCGGTGAGGAGACTCCGCCTCCTGCGCCCGCTCCGCCTCCCAAGAAGGTCGCACCCGCTCCGCCCGAACCCGGGGTGGTCGATGCCGTCCAGGAGGAAGAGAAGGAGGCCCCGCCCCGGTATGTCTATGACTCTACGGGACGGCGCGACCCCTTCGACATTCCCCTGAACGTCAAGAAATCCGCTCCCAGGGTCGGCATGCCCCTGACTCCGCTCCAACGGTTCGATCTTGGTCAGCTGCGCCTCATCGGGGTCATTGTCGGCAAAGGGGAGCCTCGGGCCATGGTCGTGGCTCCGGACGGCAAATCCTATATCCTTAAAAAAGGCATCAAGGTGGGCAGAAACGACGGAAAGGTCGTTGACGTCAGGCCTGAGGCCGTCCTTGTCGAAGAGCGTTACTACGATTTTACCGGTACTGTTCGCAAGGGAGTCCAGAAAATCCAACTTCCTGAAAGGGAGGGAGTTCTCTGA